In the genome of Pseudomonas bubulae, one region contains:
- a CDS encoding histidine-type phosphatase → MKTLPPLYTGLLLASLFSPAALAQIPSSDGYVLDKVVQVSRHGVRPPTESNEKLLTSVTQRKWPTWLVPFGNLTGHGYTGAVEMGRYRGEVLRDAGLIPRGCPDASQLLVHASPLQRTKATAQALLDGMFPGCGLQPGYVHGKQDALFQANEMPFAALDPAKAKAEILKALGGSVEAAQARYKPFEEKLREVVCLPATDCPYGKQDWTLEQNAKGRFAIKGLSAGANMGEVFRLEYSQGLPLDKVAFGNGRTAAEVSSLMVLTKAKYDYLNDIPYIASRGASELMNQIALELKQGTPLEQKDAPDSPPDVPLMLLVAHDTNISYLRTMLGFGWKQGDYIANNIPPVGTLQFERYKEVKTGEYFLRIAFEAQSMDQIRNLTQLTDTQKPLRSDFQSAGDCRKTSAGLLCPLKDAMVKVEQNIDPTALTPYTFN, encoded by the coding sequence ATGAAGACGCTGCCCCCGCTTTATACCGGCCTGTTGCTGGCCAGCCTGTTCAGCCCCGCAGCCTTGGCCCAGATACCCAGCAGCGATGGCTATGTGCTGGATAAAGTCGTGCAGGTCAGCCGCCATGGAGTGCGCCCGCCTACCGAATCCAATGAAAAACTGCTGACCTCGGTCACCCAGCGCAAATGGCCAACCTGGCTGGTGCCCTTCGGTAACCTGACCGGCCACGGCTATACCGGCGCGGTGGAAATGGGCCGCTACCGTGGTGAAGTGCTGCGCGACGCCGGGCTGATCCCCCGGGGCTGCCCGGATGCCAGCCAGTTGCTGGTACACGCCAGCCCCCTGCAACGCACCAAGGCCACGGCCCAGGCCTTGCTCGATGGCATGTTCCCCGGCTGCGGCCTGCAACCGGGCTATGTCCACGGCAAGCAGGATGCCCTGTTCCAGGCCAATGAAATGCCCTTTGCCGCGCTCGATCCGGCCAAGGCCAAAGCTGAAATCCTCAAGGCTCTGGGCGGCAGCGTCGAAGCCGCACAGGCACGCTACAAACCCTTTGAAGAAAAACTCAGGGAGGTCGTCTGCCTGCCTGCCACCGATTGCCCGTATGGCAAACAGGACTGGACACTGGAACAAAACGCCAAGGGCCGTTTCGCGATCAAGGGCCTGAGCGCAGGTGCCAATATGGGCGAAGTGTTCCGTCTGGAATATAGCCAGGGCCTGCCACTGGACAAGGTCGCCTTCGGCAACGGCCGCACCGCCGCCGAGGTATCCAGCCTGATGGTGCTGACCAAGGCCAAGTACGACTACCTCAACGACATCCCCTATATCGCCAGCCGCGGCGCTTCCGAGCTGATGAACCAGATTGCCCTGGAACTCAAGCAGGGCACCCCGCTGGAACAGAAAGACGCGCCGGATAGCCCGCCCGATGTACCGCTGATGCTGCTGGTGGCTCACGACACCAATATCTCTTACCTGCGCACCATGCTCGGCTTCGGCTGGAAGCAGGGAGATTACATCGCCAACAACATCCCGCCCGTGGGTACGTTGCAGTTCGAACGTTACAAGGAAGTCAAAACCGGCGAGTACTTTTTGCGCATCGCCTTTGAGGCCCAGTCAATGGATCAGATTCGTAACCTGACCCAACTGACCGACACGCAAAAACCCCTCAGGAGCGATTTCCAAAGCGCCGGTGACTGCCGCAAAACCAGCGCAGGCCTGCTCTGCCCGCTCAAGGATGCGATGGTCAAAGTCGAGCAGAACATCGACCCCACCGCGCTGACGCCCTACACCTTCAACTAG
- a CDS encoding EAL domain-containing response regulator has product MPGNPLRVLILEDDSFQRAVAVSMFRSLGCHDVFEASDGSQALTVLQQVGPVDIAVCDLQMDGMDGLAFLRRVGRTGQVRSIIVSSALSADLRCAAHQLIALLGLELLGDAGKPLYAAVLQPLLLKYQSSICTLGPVPGSTLSLACEDEVRQALALQQLQAWYQPKFNLQTGDVTGVEVLCRWLHPDKGVLPPAVFIPVLERCGLMDELLFAQLDQALSLQEQARTRGYPLNMAFNLQASQLANSQLTYTLKGVLTRHVTPGSRLTFELTETGLLQAPVASLENLVRLRMMGCRLSIDDFGAGFSSLQRLCQLPFTEIKLDGEFVGNLEHEPRCAAVIASTLALGKALGMSVVIEGIETEAQSQRLLAMGCVEGQGYWFARPMSGQDLLCWLQQREASPALTTTS; this is encoded by the coding sequence ATGCCTGGAAATCCCCTGCGTGTCCTGATCCTGGAAGATGACAGTTTCCAGCGTGCCGTCGCGGTAAGCATGTTTCGCTCCCTGGGTTGCCATGACGTGTTTGAGGCCAGTGACGGCAGCCAGGCGTTGACGGTTCTTCAGCAAGTGGGGCCGGTGGATATCGCCGTGTGCGATTTGCAGATGGATGGCATGGACGGCCTGGCGTTTTTGCGTCGCGTGGGCAGGACGGGGCAAGTCCGGTCGATTATTGTCAGCAGTGCGCTGTCGGCCGATTTGCGTTGTGCTGCGCATCAGCTCATTGCCCTGTTGGGGCTCGAGTTGCTTGGCGATGCCGGCAAACCGTTGTATGCCGCTGTGCTGCAACCTCTGTTACTCAAGTATCAAAGCAGTATCTGCACGCTCGGACCTGTACCGGGCAGCACGCTGTCACTGGCTTGCGAGGACGAAGTGCGTCAGGCTCTGGCCCTGCAGCAATTGCAGGCCTGGTATCAACCCAAGTTCAATCTGCAAACCGGCGATGTGACCGGAGTCGAAGTGCTTTGCCGTTGGCTGCACCCCGATAAGGGCGTGCTACCACCGGCGGTATTTATCCCGGTGCTGGAGCGCTGCGGCTTGATGGACGAGTTGCTGTTTGCCCAACTCGATCAGGCGTTGAGCCTGCAAGAGCAAGCACGGACCCGGGGTTATCCCTTGAACATGGCGTTCAACCTGCAAGCGTCGCAACTGGCTAACAGTCAGCTGACTTATACCCTAAAGGGGGTTCTGACCCGTCATGTCACGCCGGGCTCCAGGTTGACATTCGAATTGACTGAAACCGGTTTGCTGCAAGCTCCGGTCGCCAGCCTGGAGAATCTGGTGCGCCTGCGCATGATGGGCTGCCGGTTATCAATTGACGATTTTGGTGCCGGTTTTTCGTCATTGCAGCGGCTGTGCCAGTTGCCATTCACCGAAATCAAGCTGGACGGTGAATTTGTGGGCAACCTGGAGCATGAACCGCGTTGCGCCGCCGTGATCGCCAGCACCCTGGCCCTGGGTAAAGCCTTGGGTATGTCGGTGGTTATTGAAGGGATTGAAACCGAGGCACAGTCCCAGCGTTTGCTGGCCATGGGCTGTGTTGAAGGGCAGGGTTACTGGTTTGCGCGGCCCATGAGCGGGCAGGACTTGCTGTGCTGGTTGCAGCAACGTGAAGCAAGCCCTGCCTTGACCACAACTAGTTGA
- a CDS encoding FadR/GntR family transcriptional regulator encodes MPFQVIDNQRLYRQIADQLRALIDSGEFPPGSRLPAERELAKLLGVSRASVREAMIALEVIGLVDVRVGNGVLVCEPPVQAVSDEPVMAQATRNQWKELDPELNLEIDFNAEIPPFALLQARRLIEPEAAALAAINASDEELAGIREAFERNVQDNREGSHTHPGDRLFHIRIAQASDNPAYALMIQHLLGHRYGSMFQRLQNHYTPQDMTHRSEDEHRRILLALEQHDAPAARQAMAEHLDEVIRIFSRSAR; translated from the coding sequence ATGCCATTTCAAGTTATTGATAACCAACGGCTTTATCGGCAAATCGCTGATCAGCTACGCGCCTTGATCGACAGCGGTGAATTTCCGCCGGGCAGCCGTTTGCCAGCCGAGCGTGAACTGGCCAAGTTGCTGGGTGTAAGTCGTGCCTCGGTACGTGAGGCGATGATTGCGCTTGAAGTGATAGGTCTGGTGGATGTACGCGTCGGTAACGGGGTACTGGTCTGTGAGCCGCCGGTGCAGGCGGTGTCAGATGAACCGGTTATGGCCCAGGCTACGCGCAACCAGTGGAAAGAACTGGACCCCGAGCTGAACCTTGAAATCGACTTCAATGCCGAAATTCCACCGTTCGCGCTGTTGCAGGCCCGTCGCCTGATTGAGCCCGAAGCGGCGGCGCTGGCGGCGATCAATGCCAGTGACGAGGAGTTGGCGGGCATCCGCGAAGCTTTTGAACGCAACGTTCAGGACAACCGCGAAGGGTCCCACACCCACCCCGGCGATCGTCTGTTCCATATCCGCATTGCCCAGGCCTCGGACAACCCGGCCTATGCCCTGATGATCCAGCATCTATTGGGCCATCGTTACGGCAGCATGTTCCAGCGCCTGCAAAACCACTACACCCCACAGGATATGACCCATCGCTCGGAAGATGAGCACCGCCGTATCCTGCTGGCGCTCGAGCAGCACGATGCGCCCGCCGCACGGCAGGCAATGGCCGAGCACCTGGATGAAGTGATCCGTATATTCAGTCGCAGCGCGCGCTGA